In Meiothermus ruber DSM 1279, the following proteins share a genomic window:
- a CDS encoding DedA family protein, translating into MDVTAYVQAVGYLGIFATVFAETGLLVGFFLPGDSLLIAVGLLAAAQKLQLSFALLALFLGSVLGNNLGYYLGYKVGPALLNKARVRAEDLERTRRFMARFGPLSLLIGPYVPVFRAVVPFMCGTIKMPWLRFFALSLLGSLLWTQGLTLLAYYVGSKIPHLERYIYLILLAGVVFGVVLAAWRAYRAGHLRWG; encoded by the coding sequence ATGGACGTTACCGCGTATGTGCAGGCCGTGGGGTATCTGGGTATTTTTGCCACGGTATTTGCTGAGACCGGCCTGCTGGTGGGGTTTTTCCTGCCCGGCGACTCGCTTTTGATTGCGGTGGGACTCTTGGCCGCAGCCCAAAAGCTTCAATTGTCCTTTGCACTGCTGGCGCTTTTTTTGGGCTCGGTGCTGGGTAACAACCTGGGCTACTACCTGGGTTACAAGGTGGGGCCTGCGCTCCTGAACAAAGCCAGGGTCAGGGCAGAAGACCTCGAGCGTACCCGGCGCTTTATGGCCCGCTTCGGCCCGCTCTCGCTTCTGATTGGCCCCTATGTGCCGGTTTTTCGGGCGGTGGTGCCTTTTATGTGCGGCACGATTAAGATGCCCTGGCTGCGTTTTTTTGCCCTGAGCCTGCTGGGCAGCCTGCTCTGGACGCAGGGCCTGACCCTGCTGGCCTACTATGTGGGCTCGAAAATCCCGCACCTCGAGCGCTACATCTACCTGATTCTGCTGGCCGGGGTGGTTTTTGGCGTGGTGCTGGCGGCCTGGCGGGCCTACCGTGCGGGCCATCTGCGCTGGGGGTAG
- a CDS encoding SDR family oxidoreductase: MQTLEGKVYILTGGGGAIAGAIARSFTQAGARLALADAYETTIAERAQELGARAFVANLTHYPDAEMLVRQVKAQFGRVDGLIHTVGGFAYAPVKDTEPNLYDRMFDLNMRTLFYMTRAIIPELLSQKDGFIAGISAAAAWHGVGPGVALYAAAKAAVATYLRSLDAELSGTAIRVAIVYPMGAVDTPANRREMPEADPMAWVDPAEIGESLVYAASRSPRGRVMELQIFPPR; encoded by the coding sequence ATGCAGACCTTGGAGGGCAAAGTCTATATTCTTACCGGTGGGGGTGGGGCCATTGCCGGGGCGATCGCCCGATCCTTTACCCAGGCCGGCGCCAGGCTGGCCCTGGCCGATGCCTACGAGACCACCATTGCCGAGCGGGCGCAGGAGCTGGGCGCGCGGGCCTTTGTAGCCAACCTGACCCACTACCCCGACGCCGAGATGCTGGTGCGCCAGGTTAAGGCCCAGTTTGGCCGGGTGGACGGCCTGATTCACACTGTGGGTGGCTTTGCCTATGCCCCGGTCAAAGACACCGAGCCCAACCTCTACGACCGCATGTTCGACCTGAACATGCGCACCCTGTTCTACATGACCCGGGCCATCATCCCCGAGCTGCTCAGCCAAAAAGATGGCTTTATCGCGGGGATTTCCGCAGCAGCAGCCTGGCATGGGGTGGGGCCGGGGGTGGCCCTGTACGCCGCGGCCAAGGCCGCCGTGGCCACCTACCTGCGTTCGCTGGACGCCGAACTATCCGGTACTGCCATACGCGTAGCCATCGTGTACCCCATGGGTGCCGTGGACACCCCGGCCAACCGCAGGGAGATGCCCGAGGCCGACCCTATGGCCTGGGTAGACCCCGCCGAGATCGGCGAGAGCCTGGTCTATGCGGCCAGCCGCAGCCCCCGGGGCCGGGTGATGGAATTACAAATTTTTCCCCCGCGCTGA
- the mce gene encoding methylmalonyl-CoA epimerase, whose translation MEIHHIGIAVQDLQEAAQPYLGLGYALEAQGSVESQGVEVWMLRSGGSRLELLQATRPDSAIARFIERRGPGLHHIALATPNIRAELERLAAEGAPLIDATPRPGFGGHLVAFIHPRWSGGVLVELVEAHT comes from the coding sequence ATGGAGATACACCACATCGGCATCGCGGTGCAGGATTTACAGGAGGCCGCCCAGCCCTACCTGGGCCTGGGGTATGCGCTCGAGGCCCAGGGCAGTGTGGAGAGCCAGGGGGTTGAGGTCTGGATGCTCAGGAGCGGGGGAAGCCGCCTCGAGCTCCTCCAGGCCACCCGCCCCGACTCGGCCATCGCCCGCTTCATCGAGAGGCGCGGGCCGGGTCTGCACCACATCGCCCTCGCCACCCCCAACATTCGGGCCGAGCTAGAGCGCCTGGCTGCGGAAGGTGCGCCATTGATTGACGCCACCCCCCGCCCCGGTTTTGGGGGCCACCTGGTGGCTTTTATTCATCCCAGATGGTCGGGTGGGGTGCTGGTCGAGCTGGTGGAGGCCCACACCTGA
- a CDS encoding OsmC family protein, which produces MATKKVVLHRLGGHRFVGINEQGDKVMVDGDQPSTGLRPMELLLAALAGCTAYDVVDIMEKKRQPLARYRVEAVGERAEEHPKRYTHIVVTHYGAGPNVTKEALERAVELSHTKYCSVSATLNAQIETRVVVEPWQDEQQLQSQR; this is translated from the coding sequence ATGGCAACGAAAAAAGTAGTACTGCACCGCTTGGGAGGACACCGGTTTGTGGGCATCAACGAGCAGGGGGACAAGGTAATGGTGGACGGCGACCAGCCCTCCACCGGCCTGCGCCCCATGGAACTCCTGCTGGCCGCGCTGGCCGGTTGCACCGCCTACGACGTGGTGGACATCATGGAGAAAAAGCGCCAGCCCCTGGCCCGCTACCGGGTAGAGGCCGTGGGCGAGCGGGCCGAGGAGCACCCTAAGCGCTATACCCACATCGTGGTGACCCACTACGGCGCAGGGCCCAACGTCACCAAAGAGGCCCTCGAGCGCGCGGTGGAGCTCTCCCACACCAAGTACTGCTCGGTCTCGGCCACCCTCAACGCCCAGATCGAGACCCGGGTGGTGGTGGAGCCCTGGCAGGACGAGCAGCAGCTTCAATCGCAACGCTAG